In a single window of the Candidatus Tisiphia endosymbiont of Nemotelus nigrinus genome:
- the nuoE gene encoding NADH-quinone oxidoreductase subunit NuoE produces the protein MNDEPLNFSFNDENLKKAQNLIKKYPENKQKSAILPLLDLAQRQMNGWLPKASIEYVANFLNIPFIRAYEVATFYTMFNLQPVGRYHIQICGTTPCWLRGSDKIATICKKKLAINFGELTSDKKFSLTEVECLGACVNAPVIQINDDFFEDLDEEGMAKLIDSLT, from the coding sequence ATGAATGATGAACCACTAAATTTTAGTTTTAATGATGAAAATTTAAAAAAAGCTCAGAATCTTATTAAGAAATATCCTGAAAATAAACAAAAAAGTGCGATCCTACCACTGCTTGATCTTGCCCAGAGGCAAATGAATGGTTGGTTACCTAAAGCATCGATAGAATATGTAGCAAATTTTCTAAATATACCTTTCATCAGAGCATATGAAGTTGCAACATTCTATACCATGTTTAATCTACAACCAGTAGGGAGATATCATATACAAATTTGTGGTACTACCCCTTGTTGGCTAAGGGGTAGCGATAAAATTGCTACTATCTGTAAGAAGAAACTTGCTATTAATTTTGGTGAGCTAACCAGTGATAAAAAATTTAGTCTTACAGAAGTTGAATGTTTAGGAGCTTGTGTTAATGCCCCGGTTATCCAAATCAACGATGATTTTTTTGAGGACTTAGATGAAGAAGGCATGGCTAAGTTAATTGATAGCCTTACTTAA
- a CDS encoding beta-N-acetylglucosaminidase domain-containing protein — protein MTNNFLTDRFSYGIIMGYYGPIWSNEALNDYADFCVQYGHKYFIYAPKKDLLLRDNWATSFTDQQIQQLKQLRDNFENRGVKFGIGLSPFGLNSLDGAGKAKLKVKIDQINSINPTILGVFFDDIDKSSVYPAMAIVQVKIAEYIATISTAKSFISVPTYYSNDQILQRALGPTPPTYFSDFSKIDQKFSIFWTGEHIISSGYTENELNAISNIFKRKVILWDNYPVNDPSYLTDYLRIFALTARPAKLSSWVSGIAFNPMLQAYMSMIPMATAKSLFSSPEYNPRQAYLQVLNELCGAKLARVIDQNLPYFLWRGIKRTEPVNIERMLDLFELFTEQREQKFTSEIIQLLKHP, from the coding sequence ATGACGAATAATTTTTTAACAGACCGGTTTTCATACGGAATTATCATGGGTTATTATGGACCAATCTGGTCCAATGAAGCACTTAACGATTATGCTGATTTTTGTGTTCAGTATGGACATAAATATTTTATCTATGCCCCCAAAAAAGACCTATTATTACGAGACAATTGGGCTACGTCCTTTACTGACCAACAAATCCAACAGTTGAAACAACTTCGTGATAATTTTGAAAATCGTGGAGTTAAGTTTGGTATTGGCTTAAGTCCCTTTGGTCTTAATAGCTTGGACGGTGCAGGAAAAGCAAAATTAAAAGTAAAAATTGACCAAATTAATAGCATTAATCCGACTATCTTAGGAGTTTTCTTTGATGACATCGATAAATCATCAGTTTATCCAGCGATGGCAATTGTACAAGTAAAAATTGCTGAATATATCGCAACAATCAGTACCGCTAAATCCTTTATATCTGTACCGACTTACTACAGTAATGACCAAATTTTACAACGTGCTTTAGGTCCAACCCCTCCAACCTATTTTAGTGACTTTAGTAAAATAGATCAGAAATTTTCTATATTTTGGACTGGTGAGCATATTATCAGTAGCGGATATACGGAGAATGAACTTAATGCTATTTCTAATATATTCAAGCGTAAAGTAATATTGTGGGATAATTATCCGGTCAATGATCCATCATATCTAACGGATTATTTACGTATTTTTGCTCTAACAGCAAGACCTGCAAAGCTCTCTTCTTGGGTCTCTGGAATTGCCTTTAATCCTATGTTGCAAGCGTATATGTCTATGATTCCAATGGCAACAGCAAAAAGTTTATTTTCTTCACCAGAATATAATCCGCGTCAAGCATATTTACAAGTACTTAATGAATTGTGTGGAGCGAAGCTTGCTCGAGTAATAGACCAAAATCTGCCATATTTTTTATGGCGTGGAATAAAGAGAACGGAGCCAGTGAATATTGAACGCATGCTTGATTTATTTGAATTATTCACTGAGCAGCGAGAGCAGAAATTTACCTCTGAAATTATTCAGTTGCTGAAACATCCTTGA
- a CDS encoding Rpn family recombination-promoting nuclease/putative transposase codes for MFLSKFLDPKNDFCFHKIFGTEKNKDILVHFLNDVLRCEGNEQIIEVTFLPTIQDPDIAAYRKSIVDVLCKDQHGNQFIVEMQVSKHPGFEKRAQFYAAKAYSQQRIEEDEKHKKLAVYAKLKGVIFLAIADFVMFEDKKHWKSEHRLLDTESYAHDLKDFYFVFLELAKFNKAVDELKTIEEKWMYFFKHAGDSKLTLTEIEHLIGKDEIIRRAFEAVDQASWSEAELNTYEQMTKARLDNLAVEQQKIEDAEARGEARGKAEGKAEGIKENAIVVAKKMLDKRKPMDEIIEFTGLTIEEIEQLKEE; via the coding sequence ATGTTTTTATCAAAGTTTCTTGATCCTAAAAATGATTTTTGTTTTCATAAAATCTTTGGTACGGAAAAGAACAAAGATATACTTGTGCATTTTTTAAATGATGTTCTTAGGTGTGAAGGAAATGAGCAAATAATTGAGGTAACATTTTTACCAACTATCCAAGACCCTGATATTGCTGCTTACAGAAAGTCTATTGTTGATGTGTTATGTAAAGATCAACATGGTAATCAATTCATAGTAGAGATGCAGGTAAGCAAGCATCCAGGATTTGAGAAAAGAGCACAGTTTTATGCTGCCAAAGCATATTCTCAGCAAAGAATTGAGGAAGATGAAAAACATAAGAAACTGGCAGTATACGCTAAATTAAAGGGGGTGATATTTTTAGCAATAGCGGATTTTGTGATGTTTGAAGATAAAAAACATTGGAAATCAGAACATCGTCTTTTAGATACGGAGAGCTATGCCCATGATTTAAAAGATTTTTACTTTGTATTTTTAGAGTTAGCAAAGTTCAACAAAGCTGTAGATGAGTTGAAGACTATAGAAGAAAAGTGGATGTACTTTTTTAAGCATGCCGGAGATAGTAAATTAACATTAACAGAAATAGAGCATTTAATAGGTAAAGATGAAATTATTAGAAGAGCCTTTGAAGCGGTAGACCAAGCTAGCTGGTCAGAAGCAGAACTTAACACCTATGAGCAAATGACCAAAGCTCGTCTTGATAATTTAGCGGTAGAGCAGCAGAAGATTGAAGATGCTGAAGCTAGAGGTGAAGCTAGAGGCAAAGCTGAAGGTAAAGCTGAAGGTATTAAAGAAAATGCTATAGTTGTGGCAAAGAAAATGTTGGATAAAAGAAAGCCAATGGATGAAATCATTGAATTTACCGGGTTAACTATTGAAGAAATAGAACAGTTGAAAGAAGAATAA
- a CDS encoding carbonic anhydrase, which translates to MQQSFDKILKGYQVFRKKYADSNKSIMHSLSRDGQQPKIMVVACCDSRVDPALILQCDPGDLFVVRNVANIVPPYEKDVYHHGTSAALEFGVCFLRVEHLIILGHSQCGGIQKLLNSEDSQQNDFITNWVSLIKTPNFRQHNADDYTKLALKQSYQNCMMFPWINEQVSKKELIIHLWFFDIKTGQIFTYSDKQQAYIPFA; encoded by the coding sequence ATGCAACAAAGTTTTGACAAAATACTAAAAGGTTATCAAGTCTTTAGAAAGAAATATGCTGATAGTAATAAATCGATCATGCATAGTCTATCCCGTGATGGTCAACAACCAAAGATTATGGTAGTTGCCTGTTGTGATTCACGAGTAGATCCAGCGTTAATATTACAGTGTGATCCAGGAGATTTATTTGTTGTTCGTAATGTAGCAAATATTGTTCCCCCTTATGAAAAAGATGTATATCATCATGGTACGAGTGCTGCCTTAGAATTTGGAGTTTGTTTTTTGAGAGTTGAACACTTAATTATATTAGGGCATAGTCAATGTGGTGGAATTCAGAAATTATTAAATAGTGAGGATTCACAGCAAAATGATTTTATAACCAACTGGGTTTCTCTAATAAAAACACCTAATTTTAGGCAACATAATGCTGATGATTATACAAAATTAGCACTTAAACAATCATATCAAAATTGTATGATGTTTCCATGGATTAATGAACAAGTGAGCAAAAAAGAACTAATTATTCACTTATGGTTTTTTGATATAAAAACAGGGCAAATTTTTACTTATTCTGATAAACAACAGGCATATATACCCTTTGCTTAA
- a CDS encoding helix-turn-helix transcriptional regulator, whose protein sequence is MVNLRTKLSLLMLQKNINAIKIEKKTGLSRNTVYSILYGSSKNPSASNLQLIAKALNISLEELVVNNETTPEILTIDQMKIFSKATSLTINILIEKNLSFSSANLISLIKEVYEYALKKQFVDHTFIDWIIDKYHKP, encoded by the coding sequence ATGGTAAATTTACGAACCAAGCTTAGCTTATTAATGCTTCAAAAGAATATAAATGCTATAAAAATAGAGAAAAAAACTGGCTTAAGTAGAAATACTGTTTATAGTATTTTGTATGGTAGTTCAAAAAACCCTAGTGCTAGTAATTTGCAATTAATTGCTAAAGCCTTAAATATTAGTTTGGAGGAACTTGTTGTTAATAACGAAACAACCCCTGAGATACTAACTATTGATCAGATGAAGATCTTTAGTAAAGCCACTAGTTTAACAATTAATATATTAATTGAAAAAAACTTAAGCTTTTCATCCGCTAATCTTATATCTCTAATAAAAGAAGTGTACGAATATGCTCTAAAAAAGCAGTTTGTTGATCATACATTTATAGATTGGATAATTGATAAGTATCACAAACCTTAA